Proteins from a genomic interval of Channa argus isolate prfri chromosome 11, Channa argus male v1.0, whole genome shotgun sequence:
- the zgc:101664 gene encoding shieldin complex subunit 3 isoform X1, which yields MEDVVLHYQPGSAAGLSSLIERTEKLLEPFPYRTPPVFTPWFPTTTIDCRLPIRPAKPAPVVTYSGDLFFSDNRPQTPRTATETNKWQEPKVGANVTYKHHDNPGSDTRTSPEKRQKSKDAVCISETSNHLLPASPRNKPERRVTGLSCGKQQQKDCPIKRSWSIFTHRGVLLQNSQSLSKQFRHMVFTHRLHLRQRAKWVISEDNCEGARDIEQVWQTLSRSVQRTRLPTCNANIQRERAEIWVFCDVLYSEQVGRFLKDELHLSGRISLSIHRLGNILSLFPCFDTTAHRIKI from the exons ATGGAGGATGTGGTTCTGCACTATCAGCCTGGATCTGCTGCTGGGCTTAGTTCTCTGATAGAGAGGACGGAGAAGCTGCTGGAGCCTTTTCCCTATCGGACTCCTCCGGTCTTCACCCCCTGGTTCCCCACCACCACTATAGACTGTCGGCTGCCCATCAGACCTGCCAAACCAGCCCCTGTCGTTACCTACTCGGGTGACTTATTCTTCTCCGACAACAGGCCGCAAACTCCTAGAACTGCAACAGAGACTAATAAATGGCAGGAACCTAAAGTGGGTGCCAATGTTACTTACAAGCATCACGATAATCCTGGTTCAGACACCAGAACTTCAcctgaaaaaagacaaaaaagcaaagatgCTGTCTGCATTTCAGAAACCTCAAACCATCTCCTCCCAGCATCACCCCGTAACAAACCAGAGAGAAGGGTCACTGGGCTGTCCTGTggcaaacagcaacaaaaagacTGTCCAATCAAACGATCCTGGAGCATCTTTACACATAGAGGAGTTTTGCTGCAGAACTCCCAGTCACTGTCCAAACAGTTCCGCCACATGGTGTTTACCCACAGGCTCCACCTCCGCCAAAGGGCCAAGTGGGTGATAAGTGAGGACAACTGTGAGGGAGCCAGGGACATTGAACAG GTGTGGCAGACTCTCAGCCGATCTGTTCAGAGAACCAGGCTGCCGACATGCAATGCCAACATCCAGAGAGAGCGGGCGGAGATCTGGGTGTTCTGCGATGTTCTTTACTCTGAGCAAGTGGGGCGTTTTCTGAAGGATGAGCTGCATCTCTCAGGGAGAATCAGCCTGTCTATTCACAGACTGGGAAACATTCTCAGCTT GTTCCCATGTTTTGACACAACTGCACACCGCATTAAAATCTAG
- the zgc:101664 gene encoding shieldin complex subunit 3 isoform X2, which produces MEDVVLHYQPGSAAGLSSLIERTEKLLEPFPYRTPPVFTPWFPTTTIDCRLPIRPAKPAPVVTYSGDLFFSDNRPQTPRTATETNKWQEPKVGANVTYKHHDNPGSDTRTSPEKRQKSKDAVCISETSNHLLPASPRNKPERRVTGLSCGKQQQKDCPIKRSWSIFTHRGVLLQNSQSLSKQFRHMVFTHRLHLRQRAKWVISEDNCEGARDIEQVWQTLSRSVQRTRLPTCNANIQRERAEIWVFCDVLYSEQVGRFLKDELHLSGRISLSIHRLGNILSL; this is translated from the exons ATGGAGGATGTGGTTCTGCACTATCAGCCTGGATCTGCTGCTGGGCTTAGTTCTCTGATAGAGAGGACGGAGAAGCTGCTGGAGCCTTTTCCCTATCGGACTCCTCCGGTCTTCACCCCCTGGTTCCCCACCACCACTATAGACTGTCGGCTGCCCATCAGACCTGCCAAACCAGCCCCTGTCGTTACCTACTCGGGTGACTTATTCTTCTCCGACAACAGGCCGCAAACTCCTAGAACTGCAACAGAGACTAATAAATGGCAGGAACCTAAAGTGGGTGCCAATGTTACTTACAAGCATCACGATAATCCTGGTTCAGACACCAGAACTTCAcctgaaaaaagacaaaaaagcaaagatgCTGTCTGCATTTCAGAAACCTCAAACCATCTCCTCCCAGCATCACCCCGTAACAAACCAGAGAGAAGGGTCACTGGGCTGTCCTGTggcaaacagcaacaaaaagacTGTCCAATCAAACGATCCTGGAGCATCTTTACACATAGAGGAGTTTTGCTGCAGAACTCCCAGTCACTGTCCAAACAGTTCCGCCACATGGTGTTTACCCACAGGCTCCACCTCCGCCAAAGGGCCAAGTGGGTGATAAGTGAGGACAACTGTGAGGGAGCCAGGGACATTGAACAG GTGTGGCAGACTCTCAGCCGATCTGTTCAGAGAACCAGGCTGCCGACATGCAATGCCAACATCCAGAGAGAGCGGGCGGAGATCTGGGTGTTCTGCGATGTTCTTTACTCTGAGCAAGTGGGGCGTTTTCTGAAGGATGAGCTGCATCTCTCAGGGAGAATCAGCCTGTCTATTCACAGACTGGGAAACATTCTCAGCTTGTAG